A genome region from Penaeus vannamei isolate JL-2024 chromosome 20, ASM4276789v1, whole genome shotgun sequence includes the following:
- the RpL35 gene encoding large ribosomal subunit protein uL29 codes for MGHSKCVELRKMKKEELQKKLLELKQELSGLRVAKVTGGAASKLCKIRVVRKSIHRVHTIIGQKTKENLRKFYKGKKYKPLDLRPKKTRAIRRSLTKSESAIISPKEAKRRWNFPQRKYAVKA; via the exons ATG GGTCACTCAAAATGTGTAGAgctgagaaagatgaagaaagaggagctTCAGAAGAAGCTCCTTGAACTGAAGCAGGAGCTGTCTGGCCTGCGTGTAGCTAAGGTTACAGGTGGTGCTGCATCTAAGCTCTGCAAGAT CCGTGTTGTTAGGAAGTCCATTCACCGTGTTCACACCATCATTGGACAGAAGACAAAGGAGAATCTTAGGAAGTTCTACAAG GGAAAGAAGTACAAGCCTCTTGACCTCCGCCCAAAGAAGACCCGTGCTATCCGTCGTTCCCTTACCAAGTCTGAGAGCGCCATTATTAGCCCAAAGGAGGCTAAGCGCAGATGGAACTTCCCCCAGAGGAAATATGCTGTCAaggcataa
- the LOC113818467 gene encoding pre-mRNA-splicing factor 38B isoform X1 gives MMQRNPSHSSRSEYLSNLEDFLETARDNLRNFTETLGWTKIKDVTDMHSNSEKTRSPEKSNEFNEEPLLPAIPVKGVSAITIDADVQRNVLAAYRRPDAPDQRQPPLAAGELIANFSRQERVALYEYTLKNAAGVAPPPELSMMENVFKKEEQPKELSGLELAKAMRDFKRRRQAYRTKVSTKNKSHTEVAREIIHNMMVYIGATELETDAPHQTSELRDEIGKEGEHPSDQKDCVTHSRKESASSSRDDSSPFRRSYDRGDERDKHDRRREQESDSRYNRRVDRGDSNESRKRNRGEGREEEIAYRRADNRERCDYEVREYRKNSSRWGSSFDEARDDKQLDRRREREGDYKREKEGVYRGRSREERSWEESGREKVKERDKRYISEFEKDYYKDRKERERQKYHSEYYCPEGKERKYETEREHYSNKMEGRYGERNEREFKKRIKVEKHTEDGELSSSESEKRGSSYERESTSTDHKKKRKMKKKKSKRKHKKKKSKSNHRHCSKSDSEDLSSEEEHQRYYKKVDGYVKEEKI, from the exons ATGATGCAGCGAAACCCCAGTCATTCATCAAGATCAGAATACCTAAGTAACCTTGAAGACTTTCTGGAGACGGCGAGAGACAATTTGAGAAATTTTACAGAGACTCTGGGATGGACCAAAATAAAGGATGTGACAGATATGCATTCA AATTCTGAGAAGACTAGAAGCCCAGAAAAGAGTAACGAATTCAACGAAGAGCCTCTGTTGCCCGCAATACCAGTAAAAGGAGTGTCTGCTATTACCATCG ATGCTGATGTACAAAGAAATGTGTTGGCAGCGTACAGGAGACCAG ATGCACCTGATCAAAGGCAACCTCCACTAGCAGCTGGAGAATTGATTGCCAATTTCTCAAGGCAAGAGCGGGTGGCATTGTACGAATACACATTGAAGAATGCAGCTGGAGTGGCCCCTCCACCAGAGCTCTCCATGATG GAGAATGTATTCAAGAAGGAGGAGCAGCCAAAGGAACTGTCTGGCCTTGAGTTGGCAAAGGCAATGAGGGATTTCAAGAGGCGACGGCAGGCATATAGAACGAAGGTCTCGACAAAAAACAAAAGTCATACAGAA gTGGCTAGAGAAATAATACACAACATGATGGTGTATATAGGAGCTACAGAATTAGAAACCGATGCTCCTCATCAAACTTCTGAACTCCGAGATGAAATTGGCAAGGAGGGAGAGCATCCTAGTGACCAAAAGGACTGCGTCACCCACAGCAGGAAAGAGAGTGCTAGTTCTTCCAGAGATGACAGCAGCCCATTTAGAAGGTCTTATGATCGTGGTGATGAGAGAGACAAGCATGATAGGCGAAGAGAGCAGGAGAGTGACAGTAGATATAATAGAAGAGTAGACAGAGGTGATAGCAATGAGtcaaggaagaggaacagaggagagggtagagaagaagaaatagcttATAGGAGGGCAGATAACCGTGAGAGGTGTGATTATGAAGTGAGGGAATATAGAAAAAACAGTAGCAGATGGGGAAGCAGTTTTGATGAGGCAAGAGATGACAAACAGctagacaggaggagagagagggagggagactataaaagagaaaaggaaggtgtgtacagaggaagaagtagagaagaaagatcatgggaagaaagtggaagagagaaagtaaaagaaagggataaaagatatataagtgAATTTGAAAAAGATTATTAcaaggatagaaaggaaagagaaagacagaaataccaCTCTGAATACTACTGtccagaaggaaaagagaggaaatatgagacagagagggaacatTATTCAAACAAGATGGAAGGTAGGTatggagaaaggaatgagagggaatttaaaaaaagaattaaagttgAAAAGCATACAGAGGATGGAGAGCTGTCAAGCTCAGAATCAGAGAAGAGGGGCAGCTCATATGAACGAGAGAGCACTTCGACAGACCACAAGAAGaaacggaaaatgaaaaagaaaaaaagcaagagaaaacacaagaagaaaaaatccaaaagcaATCACAGACATTGCAGTAAATCAGATAGTGAGGATCTGTCATCTGAGGAAGAGCATCAGAGATATTACAAAAAAGTTGATGGatatgtaaaagaagaaaaaatatag
- the LOC113804711 gene encoding TM2 domain-containing protein biscotti: MKRLISFGFPKIPIMQGGMAQNVLWLIVAAILITGALGDYTTNCSSLLLGQYLCLDLNIAPETQQPRGCNEKGRAKVVCQAAPGIICTETNNGTFEREIPCKYTNGYSYETALLLSVFLGMFGVDRIYLGYYAVGLAKFCTLGFLFLGQLIDIILIATQTVGPADGSHYVISYYGAGIEVIQMDNMTYRMPQNDWKAEL, encoded by the exons ATGAAACGATTGATAAGCTTTGGCTTCCCAAAAATCCCGATCATGCAGGGAGGAATGGCACAAAATGTTCTGTGGTTGATCGTAGCTGCGATCCTCATTACTGGAGCTCTGGGGGACTACACCACAAATTGTTCCTCCCTGCTACTGGGACAGTACCTGTGTCTAGACCTCAATATAGCGCCCGAGACCCAGCAACCACGAGGATGCAATGAAAAAGGCCGGGCAAAGGTTGTGTGTCAGGCTGCCCCAGGGATCATATGCACAGAGACAAACAATGGGACTTTTGAGCGAGAAATCCCATGCAA ATACACAAATGGATACTCATACGAAACAGCCCTACTTCTCTCAGTGTTCCTGGGCATGTTTGGGGTGGATCGTATCTACCTCGGCTATTACGCAGTTGGATTGGCGAAATTCTGCACCCTAGGCTTCCTCTTCCTGGGTCAGCTTATTGACATCATCTTAATTGCTACGCAGACAGTGGGCCCGGCCGATGGCTCACATTATGTGATTAGTTATTATGGGGCGGGTATCGAGGTGATTCAGATGGACAACATGACTTACAGAATGCCGCAAAATGATTGGAAGGccgaattatga
- the LOC113818467 gene encoding pre-mRNA-splicing factor 38B isoform X2, whose product MMQRNPSHSSRSEYLSNLEDFLETARDNLRNFTETLGWTKIKDVTDMHSTRSPEKSNEFNEEPLLPAIPVKGVSAITIDADVQRNVLAAYRRPDAPDQRQPPLAAGELIANFSRQERVALYEYTLKNAAGVAPPPELSMMENVFKKEEQPKELSGLELAKAMRDFKRRRQAYRTKVSTKNKSHTEVAREIIHNMMVYIGATELETDAPHQTSELRDEIGKEGEHPSDQKDCVTHSRKESASSSRDDSSPFRRSYDRGDERDKHDRRREQESDSRYNRRVDRGDSNESRKRNRGEGREEEIAYRRADNRERCDYEVREYRKNSSRWGSSFDEARDDKQLDRRREREGDYKREKEGVYRGRSREERSWEESGREKVKERDKRYISEFEKDYYKDRKERERQKYHSEYYCPEGKERKYETEREHYSNKMEGRYGERNEREFKKRIKVEKHTEDGELSSSESEKRGSSYERESTSTDHKKKRKMKKKKSKRKHKKKKSKSNHRHCSKSDSEDLSSEEEHQRYYKKVDGYVKEEKI is encoded by the exons ATGATGCAGCGAAACCCCAGTCATTCATCAAGATCAGAATACCTAAGTAACCTTGAAGACTTTCTGGAGACGGCGAGAGACAATTTGAGAAATTTTACAGAGACTCTGGGATGGACCAAAATAAAGGATGTGACAGATATGCATTCA ACTAGAAGCCCAGAAAAGAGTAACGAATTCAACGAAGAGCCTCTGTTGCCCGCAATACCAGTAAAAGGAGTGTCTGCTATTACCATCG ATGCTGATGTACAAAGAAATGTGTTGGCAGCGTACAGGAGACCAG ATGCACCTGATCAAAGGCAACCTCCACTAGCAGCTGGAGAATTGATTGCCAATTTCTCAAGGCAAGAGCGGGTGGCATTGTACGAATACACATTGAAGAATGCAGCTGGAGTGGCCCCTCCACCAGAGCTCTCCATGATG GAGAATGTATTCAAGAAGGAGGAGCAGCCAAAGGAACTGTCTGGCCTTGAGTTGGCAAAGGCAATGAGGGATTTCAAGAGGCGACGGCAGGCATATAGAACGAAGGTCTCGACAAAAAACAAAAGTCATACAGAA gTGGCTAGAGAAATAATACACAACATGATGGTGTATATAGGAGCTACAGAATTAGAAACCGATGCTCCTCATCAAACTTCTGAACTCCGAGATGAAATTGGCAAGGAGGGAGAGCATCCTAGTGACCAAAAGGACTGCGTCACCCACAGCAGGAAAGAGAGTGCTAGTTCTTCCAGAGATGACAGCAGCCCATTTAGAAGGTCTTATGATCGTGGTGATGAGAGAGACAAGCATGATAGGCGAAGAGAGCAGGAGAGTGACAGTAGATATAATAGAAGAGTAGACAGAGGTGATAGCAATGAGtcaaggaagaggaacagaggagagggtagagaagaagaaatagcttATAGGAGGGCAGATAACCGTGAGAGGTGTGATTATGAAGTGAGGGAATATAGAAAAAACAGTAGCAGATGGGGAAGCAGTTTTGATGAGGCAAGAGATGACAAACAGctagacaggaggagagagagggagggagactataaaagagaaaaggaaggtgtgtacagaggaagaagtagagaagaaagatcatgggaagaaagtggaagagagaaagtaaaagaaagggataaaagatatataagtgAATTTGAAAAAGATTATTAcaaggatagaaaggaaagagaaagacagaaataccaCTCTGAATACTACTGtccagaaggaaaagagaggaaatatgagacagagagggaacatTATTCAAACAAGATGGAAGGTAGGTatggagaaaggaatgagagggaatttaaaaaaagaattaaagttgAAAAGCATACAGAGGATGGAGAGCTGTCAAGCTCAGAATCAGAGAAGAGGGGCAGCTCATATGAACGAGAGAGCACTTCGACAGACCACAAGAAGaaacggaaaatgaaaaagaaaaaaagcaagagaaaacacaagaagaaaaaatccaaaagcaATCACAGACATTGCAGTAAATCAGATAGTGAGGATCTGTCATCTGAGGAAGAGCATCAGAGATATTACAAAAAAGTTGATGGatatgtaaaagaagaaaaaatatag